The sequence GTTTGGTGATGAAACTTTTTGTAGAAAGGGAAATTATCcaagaatataagagccctgctagatcagtgCAAAGGCCatgcagtccagcatcctattcttgcAGTGCCCAACTAGATGTCCCAAAGGGAAAGCTGCTAGCAAGACCTCGGCACAACAGAGTTctcaccacttgtgattcccagcaactggtattcccagAGGGATACcacctccgacactggaggtagtacacagccattaGGGCTTGATGGCCCAGAGGAGATTTAAAAGGGTGGAGGCCAATTCCCACAAGTGTATGCAGAAGTTGGCTGCTAGGGGGGATTGTGGCATCTCAAACAAgtgttgctgctgttgtgatTAACATCCACTTATAGTGTCTACTGGTGAGCAGTGCACTTTACAGAGTTGCAGACAATCCGTGAGAGGAATGGCAGACGTGAAAGCAACATGGGAGGGACTTGATAGGCTTCAAGAAATGCTTCCCCTCCTGGGCAGTGGCAGGTCTCCCTTTTAATAGCAGGTTTTTATGGTGTGCCTGTCACTCTCCGTTTAGCTTCCGACTCTCACACTTGCAATAGTGCGTGACGTTCCCTCAATCAAACCCTCCCACCTCGACAGCCTCAGACGTGACAAAAGCTTGGAACAAATTTACCGAGCCACATTTATTTGTTCAAAACAATTCTTCCAACTTCCTTGGCGCCTTTGAAAATTCCTTCTTGCTGTGGTTAAGCTTGGTTTACAAAAGGCTGCATTGCATTGTGCCTACTCTGCTCAACCTCTCTGTTACTCTGGATGATAACATTGTTTCTGGATTAGTCCAACATAAAACTGCAAaggggtgtgtgtatatgtgtgtgtgtgttccgtACTGATTCAGACATCATAGGATAAAGTCCAAAGACAACCATTCAGAGCTTTTTTGTCCATCATTACAAGATGCAAAAAAGGCCTTACCTTGTCAGTTAAAGGAGGGTAGGGAACTGTAATCGCAAAGCAAATAGGACTGGTTTGTGTAATGTGCACACTGAACCTCTGCAAATAGACGATCTTTTCTGAAGGCCCACGTATAACCCATCCATAATGCTTTATGTGTGCACATATGTacatataaatattattttgaaatAATTGGCATCAAAACTCAGCACCAAGGTAATCCAAACTGTGCAGCAGGAAATGTGGGACCCTGCAGCCTGTATTGCCAAAGAGCACTCAGCACCATTGCATGGCTTTTCAACTGTCTAGCATGAGGTATTTTGCTTGGACAGTTTACTGATCTACATGGCCAATTCGTCAATCAAATTACCAGATTCTATATATCAAAGTTCATGCTGACTTATGCATGCCTGATGAATACATCCTTGCTTAATGCTCCGCTTGATTAGACTCTGTAGGTGGCGACTATTGTGTATGGTGTGTGATTATCCAGCAAACTGAGAATTGATCCCAAGCTGAGCCAACCTGAAGTTCTTGGATGTACCATGATTTTGTCATGGTGGTGCCAGTGGGACTGAAGGGGCCCTTTGGATGTGGTTATGTGCCCAAGCAGCCAGGAGTTGCTCTTTTTCAGTAGGGGCGCTTTTAGACCATCACTGTTTTtgggtggaattcaatcacaAACTGGCAaactcaggttgcacaattattgtTGATTGGGAGGACTCGCGCAACAAACTTGCTTCCCTCCAAATAAGACTTTGCACAATAATGAAAGTGACATGCAAATGTATTGGAAAGTATGGGGTAACATTTGCTTTGAAGCAGCATCGtctaatttccctgcaaacaaatcataaCGTATGCTCattaacagggtggttcatgacagatgctcttggaggtcactgattcatagggttgccataagttgtagtcgccttggaggcacataacaacaacatgctcattaaatagccagtgTTGCTTAAGCTCCCTGTAAATAAATCTGAacgaatgctcattaaacaggtaatctggaagAACCCTAGAATTATTGGTCTTGCAAAGATCTGCATAACTTATGGCTCACCAAACTGACACAAGAGCGCTCCtgtttttatttatgaaattttgaAGGATATATAAACCTGTGCAGAGATAAACTCCTCTTTTGGCAGGAGGAATCTCTGCATTTCTAAAAAAATCTTGATCTCCAGCCTGCTTCGCTCAAGTTTGCAAAACTTACACCGGCCAGCAAATCAAATGCTAATTTATAGTCTGTCTTTCCCCACCTGTGTATTTTGGGTGGGCTGTGCCTGCCCtttatcatttttaaaacaacacgcataaccattttaaaaaacacacagcaaACCCAGAATcaattttttacattttgaaaaaaCTGCTTCAGCATAGAAGGAGTGAGTTAGTGATATCACTGCTTCCAGCCAATCGGTACTGTTCACAGCCAGCTTCTGCTGTAAACACTCTGAACTATTCTCCCGAGTTCAGTCTGGGACAGGAGCTTATACATCTGAACCCCATGCAGTGAATGCACTTCCACAGCAGGATCATCTGTGAAGATTCTTAGAATGTTTGAAGAACAGAAAGGAAATTATTGGGTTGCTTTCATAAAGTAAAAGTTAACATTTGCAACTGCTAGAGGATGGGATCCACCAAACTCGATTTGACCAAGGTATTTTCTCCTTTCAGATGTTTGGTTGTGGTTCAGTGGCTCAGATTGTACTCAGCAATGGAACCCATGGAGGCTTCTTGACAGTTAACCTGGCCTTTGGCTTTGCTGTGACACTTGGAATTCTGGTCGCTGGACAGGTGTCAGGTATGTGCCTCAGCTCTATGGTACAGAGCTTTTCCCTGTATATATGTAAGGTGGGAGGTGGCCTCATTTGATAGCAAGAAGAATTTTCCATTGTGGAATTGATGTCAGTGTGAATTAGGAATGGAagcatctgtcagttttagtcctctacatttcagcagcaatttgcatttcaaaaaaaaaactcatggaaTTTTTTTCAACCTTTTTGTACAAAGTTCTCtaacaaaacacattttatacttttgtactttgactaatgcacacatattTGGAAGCAGTTTCTCataatacaatacatttttgtatattattttcagtatTCACTATTTCACtattgctgcccagggctcctgctgggaggaagggcaggatataaatcaaataataaataaataaataatactcaattttatgcacattttctcctgatatacatttttataaacatttttcggctggaaaactacattgcaaaattcgggtaggtgggaattttgaaggatggctgtgttttgttttgggaagcacaaatttgatagatttggctttaaatgtaaactgtatttaatttcccccctccctaaTGTGAATTTTCCTGCCTATGAGTAAGAAGTCCCCAtctggaggcagctggacagccatctgtcaggaatgctttgatttggattcctgcattgagccgggggttggacttgatggccttataggccccttccaactctgcaattctatgattcttagaTAAATGGTTACTAACTctggtggctatgttctgcttccactgttggtagaagtatgcttctgaaagccacatactggaaactgcagggggggggagtgctgttgtgtacatgaaaggttgccacacagacaaGGGCCacgatctcttctcagtcgtcccatagtgcaggatatggaataatgggctcaagttataggaagcctgATTTCAGTTGAATATCAGGACAAACTTCTaaactgttggagccatacgacaatggaagtagtgggctctccgacactggaggcattcaagaggcagctggacagccatctgtcgggaatgctttgatttggattcctgcattgagctggggggttggacttgatgaccttataggccccttccaactctactattctatgattctgtgcccCCAAGGAACTGAGAGCAGCCTTTAAAGGCTGCAGCCCTGTGCTCACTTATGTATGAGGAAACCCACCAAACATGAATTTAACAcgaacttattttattttattctaaaataGACTTGCATTTATTATTCTAAAATGCATAACTCTCTTAACCgtcccactgttggaggcagtttgtctcggaataccagttgccaggaatTGCTTgtagggagagggctgttgcattcaaattctgcttctgggcttcccagaggcatctggttgaccactgtgacaattggatgctggactagataagtctttcgtctgatccagaagggctcttcttatcttcttaatcTTGCCTGTAGTTAAGGGGACAGTGCAAAGTTATTTCCCTTTTCATGTATGCAACACACCTGTGAGTATTAaaggcagaataaattatgcataaTAAGAGACGTCTTGCACACTAGCTTACTTTGCATACTTGAGACAGGGTTTGAAGTAGTCTAAATCAGACATAATTTAGGCTGGCTCCAGTTTTTCATTACCTTGACATCAACTTGTCCTTTTTCCAAGAGTCAGCCTTTGAGTCTAGACTTTGACCTGTTTAATTGTGTCATAAGAAGGAACCCCGATCTTCTTGTGATTTGGCAATTGTGCCTGGGAGGACAGTGCCATCTAGGCAATGTCATCCCCAGTGATGTGAGCAAAGCACCCCTTGTCCATCTTAAGTGTATCTGGAACCAGAACGAGCCCCCTAACCATTATGTATTTCACAGGTGCCCATCTGAATCCTGCTGTCACCTTCGCAATGTGTTTTATGGCCCGGGAACCTTGGATCAAATTGCCTATTTATGCCCTAGCACAAACCATTGGAGCATTCCTAGGAGCAGCCATTGTATTTGGCTTGTACTTTGGTAAGTGAGAAAGTGCATGGATTGAACATGTCGTCCCTAGCCTCTGAAACTTGGCTTTGTTTTTAACTTAAATCTGGATGGATTTCAATTTCCCAAGGTGATCTTTGAAaataacctctctctctctctctctctctctctctctctctctctctctcacacacacacacacacacacacacacacagacacacacacacacacacacacactgtactaAGACAAGACACaagactctgtgtgtgtttgtatgtgcatGCGTGGGTGACATTATTTTGGGCaaactccactgaaatgaatattaTGTGCCTCCATTTCAGCGGTGCTCGATAGGATAACCTTTTCTTGAATTGTACCCGCCGATGACAacgatttattgaatttattcatTGCTGTGTATGAAagagtctcaaagtgacttacaacaataaaaatcaatacaaaGTACATTTAAAACCAGAAATTACACACTGAAAGTGACTATCTGCTAGTTTAATTAAGAAGCAAATACCCACTCCCTGCCCCAGACAGTCTGAGTGTGATGACCTCAAGGCAGGGGGAgcaaatgtggtgccttccagatgttgttggattataacccccatcagctccagaagccaacgtggccaatagtcagggatgatgggagttgtagtcagcaacttctggagggcaccaggcagtTGGCTACCCCTACTCTGGAGGTTAAGCCCTGGAATTTCAAGCCCTTTTTTCCGCCTTTTTAATTTGAGGATTTCTGATCAAGTGAGCTTTGGCATCCTGCCTTAACACTTAATTTTGAGCAAGTGCCCAGATGCAAAACCATAGAGATTTTGCTGGGGCTCCTCTTCTGTTCGGCATTTAGGCCTTGCTcatgggatcctactgggaggaaggacgggatgtaaataaataaataaataaataatgaggacCCTAATGCTGTTTTCATGCAATCCTAAAGAGGCCACGGAGGGCAGGGGAATCAACAAAGAGTACAATGAAATGTTAAGGCTGTGCTTAGAGCTCCCCAGTCAGTGCTGTGTGATTAAAAATGCTCTGtgtcagggatgggggaacccactggggtcctccagatattattagactccaactctcagcatggccagtggtcagggatggtgggggttGCCACCCAGTGACATCTGGATGACCACCAGTTCCCTATCCATGCAGTATTGTATCCACGGATATTTCCCCCTTCAAAAGTAAGACTAATCTTCCCTGTTACATGATTAGAGAGAAACTGTGGGGTGCTCTGATGAGATCCCTGCTTTGTGTTCTTTCGTAGATGCCATTTGGGCTTTTGCTGGGGACCAGCTATTAGTCACGGGTCCCAACAGCACCGCAGGCATCTTCGCTACCTACCCGTCAGGACACTTAAACACTCTGAATGGATTTTTTGACCAGGTAAGACTTGGAGGGCTCTTGTAAGGCATTCCAAACCAAAGATTCGGTTTAAGGGCCCAAAATGATGAGACACGGGAGACCTGTGAATAGAATCACACTGATGTTTTaattttctcttaaagatagCAGCGCTGTCCTTGTTGAGTTGGCTCAGGGCAACAGTGCTGGGGGAGAGGAAATCAGTTCTCTCCCCCTGTTATTTCTGAGATGTAAATTGTCCCACCAAAGCTGATCGCAGCCCcaaggggggggggggggacatttgtGTATACTGATTGTGCTAAAGATCAAAATGGCAAGATGGGAATAATTTGAAACATACAGGATGAGATGCTTGCCATGATAGTTTGCCTCCATGGACCAAGCAAAATACCTTTGAAGTCAGGATGGATCAGCCCATTTCTGCTCCATGTCAGGTTCACATGTGTTTGTTCATGCATTGCAAACTCCAGAGAAGGGCAAAAATGGAAAGCGAACAGCTTTCTGACCCACTTATTAGTCTGGGAAATGCCAATTCGGttggtttgcttaaaaatgctGACTAAACAAAATCTTTGAGCATCCTAGGTTTGTATTCAACATtagtcctatgcagagtagacccattgaaatgaatggacatgactaacttgggttcattaacttcaatgggcctactctgagtagttaGATACAACCCTTTGTTTTGAAGACTGGATGGAAGGGACAAAGAAGAGTTGATGGCTATCACCTCTCCCCCTAGTTTGTTGTGAGTGTCCTAGGAGCATCTGGCTGGCACCCTTGGGAACAAAATCTTGGACCAAGTGGGCCTTGGTCAGATCCGGCAAGGCTCTTCTAAATTCTTGAAGGGTTGTTTTGCAAAACTTTATTGACCAACTAAAACGTTGAGCCTAGCTGCTGTTAGTAGTGCAATGCGGAGAAATATTTTAGGTGGAAAATCAGACTCTAATCTCTTCATCCTTCCCCTTCTCAGTTCATTGGCACGGCAGCTTTGATTGTGTGTGTCTTGGCCATTGTGGATCCCTACAACAACGCAGTCCCCAGAGGGTTGGAGGCTTTCACTGTTGGCTTTGTCATCCTGGTCATTGGAACTTCCATGGGCTTCAACTCTGGATATGCCGTCAACCCAGCCCGAGACTTTGGGCCTCGTCTCTTCACCGCCATTGCGGGCTGGGGCTCGGACGTTTTCACGTAAGTAATTTCTCTACCCAACTACTCATGGTACCTTCACAGTaaatcacaggtggggaacctgtggccctccagatgttgctagactacaactcccatcaccccagccacagtccatgatggctggggctaatgggacttggagtccaataatatttggagggccagttctccacccctgcagtaAACCATTCTAAGGTAATTGGCACTGGGCCCTGTTTacatttatgtttatttaaattTGCATTCATGAACAATGAAGTCTGGCTTCTGAATGTCTCTGGATCTGAGCCATTCTTGTTACAGAGGATGGTGTTCCTGAGGTACTATCAGTATTACAAGCTTTGCAACTTCAGTACTTTAGTGCTGTGAGACAATAGAAAGAGTACGTTGTACCTTTGCTAATGGGGAGGGAgtctttggctttccccaatgTCCTTAAAGATAGCTTATTGACATAGTTAAGTACCCTGAGATGTTGCTTCAGTCATGTAAACCCGAGGCAGCCAATTCGGACACTGATGTAGTGAGGAAGAGTCCCCCCTTTGTCCAACACTCCTCTAATCTCACTCACCCTTCCATTGGGTTTGTGTCCTACAGGACTGGCAGGCACTGGTGGTGGGTCCCAATCGTCGCCCCCTTCCTCGGAGCCATCGCCGGAGTGATGGTCTACCAGCTGATGATCGGTTGCCATGTCGAACCGCCTCTAGAATCTGACGAGGAGGAGAATGTCAAGCTCTCCAACATGAAGCAGAGGGAGAATGCTTGAGGTTGCCTGGGAAAAGAGCTGCTTCTTCATGTGCCTatggacaatttttttaaaataaaataaaataaaataaataatataaaggaCTGAAATGaccaaagaagagagagagagagagagagagagagagaggagaacgaACACACACCAGCGATTTCTTCTCTTTTAGTCGTCTTTGTCTGTCATTCCTTGTAAGCCTTGGATGTATTTGCTTTAGAAAGTTGCCAACGAGCAGGTAAACGTGCTTGTGTATGCTGCAGTTCGCTTGAGGACTCGCTACCTTGCTCCGTCTGCACTGGGAAACAGTGTGTGTGAGGTTGTTAAAGCATGAGGCTGGCCATTTTGCAGCCTGAACCCTAAGAACTTTCTTTCCCCAAGCATGCGGCTGTTCCCCCCCCTTTGGCAGGATGTGAGCTCCAATTATGTTGAGTCACCtttgcaaatatttttttttgggggggccatCACGTGGGTTTGGGTTGGGAAGAGTATTATGCAGTCACTGCCTATTACTCCATGGGCCAAATCTGTTCAGAGAGCATCCCTGAGTCTCTGCGGGGCTGGATTTATCCCAGTACTTTTTGAACGAGGCAGAAGGATTTGGGGCCCAAGCTGGTCATTCTTTTCCTCAGAATAAGCTGCTACAACAGAGGAAAACTTCCATGGGCGATTGTGATTTCAAGACTTATTAGGGATGGGCATGAAAAAACGTTGCTGGGAACTGCGACTGAACAAAAAAGATAAGGAAAGAAACCTGAGGAAAATGACATTTCTGAAAGGTCTCATTCAGTGAATTCAAGCTTTGTAAATATAAAGAAATATATACATATGAAATGACTCGTTAACATTCTGCCACAAATATGGCATTCAACTTTTTATAAACTTTTGTGTgggtgagaaagagagagcatgTAAATTTAGTTCttgcttcaggtttttttttttttaagcaatacatttataaatatatCCCTAGCTGCTAATAATGCATTCATGACAGCTGGCTTACAATTCAACATACTTGAAATCATACGCTTAAAAGCATGACACGCTGTGTTGGAGTGTGGCCTAGGGCTTTTATTGCAATAAAAACTCATTCCACCCTAAGCGTTCATTGCAGAATGCAGCTGGAAAGAGCATAAGAGCCTAGAAAGGGCATAAGAgcctagaaagctgccttataccatgtcaacCCGTTGGCCTAtctactgtttacactgactggcagtgactctccaaggtttcagacgggacattcccagatctatctggagatgtcaggaactgaacctcagatgctctaaccattgagctatggcataGTTACATTTATCATTCATGCTCATAATCCAGAGGCATCCTCTGGAGGATTCAGCATGTGCATTGGTGCAAGAGAGACATTCTTGGTTTAACAAAGTAGACCGGTGCTGCCCTTACAAGGATGTCTGTTGGGACCACTTTGGGATGTTCAGTTTTGGACTTCCTCTCATGATGATACAATTATTTAGAACTCTCGTTTATAATACAGCAAAGCACTGCTAACATCTTCCCAACTGTGATCTTAAATATTACATGACATTCCCTGGATCACGATGTCACTCCTCTAGAAAAAGAAAAGTTTGTCCCCCTGCATGgggtttttatcttttttagaAAAATCATGTGGGTGTATTTTTCCAATTTGATGCATACATGCATTCAGTCATGCAGCTGCACCAATACAATTTGtaacatccacaccattcataatgtatttccaatttgttttttttttaaaaataaatatatacatatgaaTTGTATAATGACAGTCtccaggtctttctttttaattggtTTGTAATAAAAGTTGACAGCAGAAACACCATCGGTTACAACTCTCTACTCGCCAGCATTCTCTGTACCACTTAATTAATTACACTTACTGTATATCCTTCCAGTTCATCCAAAGAGTCCCCTGAGCAGCTCACAAGTTATTAAATGCAGAAATAGCTAGTGGAATAAACGCAGTAATAAAAGagctaaaatgtaaaaaaaagcaaaaaacgcAGCAGAATGAAAACAAGTCAGTTACCAGCTCCCAGAGGTCTGGTGGAATAAATGCAGTTTTTGCTGCTTTCCTAGAGGCGCCAGTGGAATGGGCCTGCGGTCGTCATTTGAGAAAGTATTCTGTGTGTGAGGTACCATCACCAAGAAGGCTCTGCTTCTGGTAGAAATCAGTCCAGATTTCAAAGCAATTGAAGTGGGCCTCCTTCAAAGATTGCAGGACCCAGGAAGGTCCATATGGAAGGAGAAGCTCCAAAGATCCAATTAGGGtggtggatggggaggggggaggtacgCGTCTGGAGGATCAGTGGTTCATGAGTCCAGCTGCAAGCTCATTACTAGGAGGAGAAAAATGACGCCAAATTGTATGGAGTATCCATATCCTCGAAATTGTATGGAGTATCCTGAGCATTACATTAACCCTTAGCCAACACTCCAACGGCCACATACCagaagtgg is a genomic window of Rhineura floridana isolate rRhiFlo1 chromosome 1, rRhiFlo1.hap2, whole genome shotgun sequence containing:
- the AQP3 gene encoding aquaporin-3 — protein: MGRQKDFLAAIGYRLRIRNKLVRQALAECLGTLILVMFGCGSVAQIVLSNGTHGGFLTVNLAFGFAVTLGILVAGQVSGAHLNPAVTFAMCFMAREPWIKLPIYALAQTIGAFLGAAIVFGLYFDAIWAFAGDQLLVTGPNSTAGIFATYPSGHLNTLNGFFDQFIGTAALIVCVLAIVDPYNNAVPRGLEAFTVGFVILVIGTSMGFNSGYAVNPARDFGPRLFTAIAGWGSDVFTTGRHWWWVPIVAPFLGAIAGVMVYQLMIGCHVEPPLESDEEENVKLSNMKQRENA